A genomic segment from Gracilimonas sediminicola encodes:
- a CDS encoding sodium:calcium antiporter: protein MFIPFLWLTFGLILLIKGADWLVEGATVLAKKFNVSDLAIGLTIVAFGTSAPELVVNVMGSIEGHHEIVFANVIGSNNFNLLVILGISGLITPLVVQSSTVWKEIPFSLFAAVLLFFLANDLWLPGSYTVSRFDGFIFLAFFVGFLFYVYKQLSSDPSEIQTENKSYTQLKIWGFIIVGLAGLVLGGRLVVNNAIQIATVLGVSEKIIGLTIIAAGTSLPACHFNSSGYAQEC from the coding sequence ATGTTTATTCCCTTTCTATGGCTCACCTTTGGTCTAATACTACTCATCAAAGGAGCCGACTGGCTTGTTGAAGGAGCCACCGTTCTGGCTAAAAAATTCAACGTCTCTGATCTGGCGATTGGTTTAACCATTGTGGCATTTGGTACTTCCGCTCCCGAGCTGGTGGTTAATGTGATGGGCAGCATCGAGGGGCATCACGAAATTGTATTCGCCAATGTAATCGGCAGCAACAACTTTAACCTACTGGTGATCCTGGGTATTTCCGGCCTGATCACCCCACTTGTTGTTCAATCAAGCACCGTATGGAAAGAAATACCGTTCTCCCTTTTTGCTGCGGTGTTACTGTTTTTTCTGGCAAACGACTTATGGCTTCCGGGTTCTTACACGGTATCCCGTTTTGATGGATTCATCTTCCTGGCTTTTTTTGTTGGCTTCTTGTTCTACGTGTATAAACAGCTCTCTTCTGATCCTTCTGAAATACAGACTGAAAACAAATCATATACTCAGTTAAAAATCTGGGGATTTATTATTGTCGGGTTAGCAGGATTAGTTCTAGGCGGACGATTAGTAGTGAATAACGCCATCCAAATTGCGACTGTTTTGGGAGTTAGCGAAAAGATTATTGGACTAACCATTATCGCCGCCGGCACCTCCCTCCCAGCTTGCCACTTCAATAGTAGCGGCTATGCGCAAGAATGTTGA
- a CDS encoding TonB-dependent receptor: MRIYSLFIALIMLSSGVLYAQTSGTITGTVKDAKTGEPLIGATIILEGTNLGAATNVEGRYTINNIPTKTYNVKASFVGFITETKFNVVVRSAGNIELNFELKENVSELDEVTVTPNPFEKLETTPLSIQNLSQEEIAAYPGGNNDIAKVVQSLPGVSGSVGGFRNDVIIRGGAPNENVYFLDGVPIPNINHFSTQGSAGGPVGLLNVSFFEGVTLTASSFGAEYDNVLSGILQFNQRNGNPREFTGNLRISSSEAALTAEGPLFKGDQDIANTTFIASVRRSYLQLLFDVIGLPFLPDYWDFQYKLNHQVNRDNTIYLTGVGAIDDLAINDLEDFDPEQEAIQNQIPVIRQNSNTAGIGWKRQFSDNSGFMETVLSNNTLGNRFYRYDDNVNETGLYLKNESRETETQLRYRVTKFLGNWTASGGFLLINSDYSNNTEDLVNNRQFETDLNFFRYGLHGQVSSNMLNNRVKFSLGLRADGNTFTDTGNELYRTLSPRASVSYTFSENRDWTVNASVGRYYKILPYTTLGFQGNDGSFANKSADYIQSDHAVLGLEYLINQSSRISLEGFFKKYDDYPTSTTDSVSLANKGGGFEVFGSEPVISEGKGRTYGVELLFQQKFTGNFYAVTAFTFYKSEFTNLLGNDYDPAVWDNGVLISLLGGYKFGNNWEVSGRYRFLGKASYAPVDQQATLDNYPAVIKDFNELGTVRLDPFSQLDVRIDKKWSFQKLSLDLFVEIQNVLASANPSEPRYGLDRNEQGEVIMPRQLIRVDTSSEGAVLPSIGIVLNF, from the coding sequence ATGCGAATTTATTCATTGTTCATCGCCCTGATTATGCTTTCATCCGGCGTGCTGTATGCTCAAACTTCGGGCACCATAACCGGTACCGTTAAAGACGCCAAAACCGGCGAACCTCTGATTGGAGCTACCATCATTCTGGAGGGCACCAATCTCGGAGCAGCTACAAATGTTGAGGGGCGCTACACCATTAATAACATACCTACCAAAACATATAACGTGAAAGCTTCTTTTGTAGGCTTTATTACGGAAACCAAATTCAATGTTGTGGTCCGCTCGGCCGGAAACATTGAACTGAATTTTGAACTGAAAGAGAATGTCAGTGAATTAGATGAAGTAACGGTAACCCCCAATCCTTTCGAGAAGCTGGAAACCACTCCCCTTTCTATTCAAAATTTGAGTCAGGAGGAAATCGCTGCTTATCCCGGGGGTAATAATGACATCGCGAAGGTTGTTCAATCCCTGCCCGGCGTTTCAGGTTCGGTAGGTGGCTTTCGGAATGATGTGATCATCCGCGGTGGTGCGCCGAATGAGAATGTGTATTTTCTGGACGGAGTGCCTATTCCAAATATCAATCACTTTTCAACACAGGGTAGCGCCGGCGGACCGGTGGGGTTGTTGAATGTTTCTTTCTTTGAAGGAGTCACATTAACCGCCAGCTCTTTTGGTGCCGAATATGATAACGTGCTTTCCGGAATCCTGCAGTTTAACCAGCGTAACGGAAACCCCAGAGAGTTCACCGGCAATTTGAGAATCAGTTCCAGTGAAGCTGCCCTTACTGCAGAAGGTCCGTTATTCAAAGGTGATCAGGACATAGCAAATACAACTTTCATCGCTTCTGTTCGCCGCTCGTACCTGCAGCTACTTTTTGATGTTATAGGTCTTCCCTTTCTGCCCGATTACTGGGATTTTCAGTACAAGCTGAACCATCAAGTTAACCGCGATAATACCATCTACTTAACCGGCGTGGGGGCTATTGACGACCTGGCGATTAATGATCTCGAAGATTTTGACCCTGAGCAGGAAGCCATTCAAAACCAAATTCCGGTCATACGCCAAAATAGTAATACCGCTGGCATTGGCTGGAAAAGGCAATTCAGCGATAATTCCGGGTTCATGGAAACCGTGTTAAGCAACAATACACTGGGTAACCGTTTTTACCGCTACGACGATAACGTGAATGAAACCGGGCTGTATCTCAAAAATGAATCCCGGGAAACCGAAACCCAGCTTCGATATCGCGTGACCAAATTCTTAGGTAACTGGACCGCTTCGGGGGGCTTCCTGCTTATCAATTCAGATTACTCCAACAACACCGAGGATCTTGTCAATAACCGGCAATTTGAAACCGACCTGAATTTCTTTCGCTATGGGTTGCATGGTCAGGTATCATCAAACATGCTGAATAACCGGGTTAAATTTTCTCTTGGCTTACGCGCCGATGGCAACACGTTTACCGACACCGGCAATGAACTTTACCGCACCTTAAGCCCCCGCGCCTCTGTTTCCTATACATTTTCTGAAAACCGGGACTGGACCGTGAACGCCTCGGTTGGCCGCTACTACAAAATCCTGCCTTACACCACCCTCGGATTTCAAGGCAATGACGGATCTTTCGCCAACAAATCAGCTGATTACATCCAAAGCGATCATGCTGTATTAGGGTTAGAATACCTCATCAATCAATCTTCCCGAATCTCTCTGGAAGGCTTTTTTAAAAAGTATGATGACTATCCCACCTCAACTACCGACAGCGTTTCGCTGGCTAACAAAGGCGGGGGATTTGAAGTTTTCGGCAGCGAGCCGGTTATCAGTGAGGGGAAAGGCAGAACCTATGGGGTGGAATTACTATTTCAGCAAAAGTTCACCGGAAATTTTTACGCCGTAACGGCATTCACCTTTTATAAAAGTGAATTCACCAACTTACTGGGCAATGATTATGATCCGGCCGTCTGGGATAATGGAGTTTTAATTTCACTGTTGGGTGGCTATAAATTCGGAAACAACTGGGAGGTCAGCGGTCGCTATCGGTTCCTGGGAAAAGCCTCGTATGCCCCGGTTGATCAACAAGCTACGCTGGATAACTACCCTGCTGTAATTAAAGACTTCAATGAATTGGGAACCGTTCGGTTAGACCCTTTCAGTCAGCTTGATGTGCGTATTGACAAGAAATGGAGCTTTCAAAAATTAAGTCTCGATCTGTTTGTAGAAATTCAGAATGTACTGGCTTCGGCAAATCCCTCTGAACCGAGATATGGCCTTGACAGAAACGAACAGGGAGAAGTGATTATGCCTAGGCAGTTGATAAGGGTGGATACTTCATCCGAAGGAGCGGTGCTGCCTTCAATTGGGATAGTGCTCAATTTTTAA
- a CDS encoding YCF48-related protein, which yields MHFSGLKLSVLISFIFSFLIVHIASAQHWQSANGNITSADLNEVQLVTDQIAYAIGNTGTILKSTDGGATWTDVSYGDSRNYQGLFFFDAESGFVGGPFTTAGGGSSEMLAKTEDGGQTWDIRSSFNFNNFNDIEFLDPQNGWVASADGEILFTSDGGESWSSVTAGTEDLLDFHIVNDTTFWVAGESGSLYKSIDAGSTWESAIQIDTVSYSGFQNLSSSDDLYNIAFTDDQTGYVIGETYNSGFVGFILKTTDGGTSWSVIDYEFEHLFYDIELGSNGEIILAGGVNNFTETTQNAILHSSDDGATWEVLSDGAGPVTWYDIDEFEGNWLAVGASGATTAFTLADDTLSSGIITGFNIADVSFVNESHGAFVTEERVHGKIFTTTDGGATWENNLTLEGRKDFTAVAYVDNNNIWAIGEDHFTGGSVWLIYHSSDQGSTWNKVEPGVPENEQRSSLEDLQFIDAQIGFIKAEDKLLKTTDGGSAWNAISEPDNISYSDFEMIAFQSEDNGWMAGQETIASTSDGGATWSIQYEEDGFAPEITDIYFFDSSTGYVTKERGDMMKTTDGGENWTELSTLTTFDLNDLHFFSEDSGLVVGEGGRILKTVDGGANFETDYSLTQKDFHAIEFAGNGSGWIVGEKGTIYSTSNRGGIATSNEEPLTGTIPVDVQLHQNYPNPFNPSTNIRYQVPSNSTVSLKVYDMLGREVATLLNTKAQPAGEYEVTFNAGNLSSGMYLYRLQVNQTVVTKKLTLIK from the coding sequence ATGCATTTTTCGGGATTAAAATTATCAGTTCTCATTTCATTCATTTTTTCATTTCTAATTGTTCATATTGCCTCGGCACAGCATTGGCAGTCTGCTAACGGAAATATCACCTCGGCAGACTTAAATGAGGTACAGCTCGTAACCGATCAAATTGCCTATGCCATTGGAAATACCGGGACTATTTTAAAGTCCACAGACGGAGGTGCCACATGGACTGACGTCTCTTACGGTGACAGCCGCAATTACCAGGGGCTTTTCTTCTTTGATGCCGAATCCGGTTTTGTAGGCGGACCATTCACCACCGCAGGCGGCGGAAGTTCTGAAATGCTTGCCAAAACAGAAGACGGTGGACAAACATGGGATATTCGCTCCTCCTTCAACTTCAACAACTTTAACGATATTGAATTCCTGGATCCCCAAAACGGATGGGTTGCTTCTGCTGACGGAGAAATCCTTTTTACTTCGGACGGCGGAGAAAGCTGGAGCTCGGTAACCGCCGGAACTGAAGACCTGTTAGACTTCCACATTGTTAACGACACCACGTTCTGGGTGGCCGGTGAGTCAGGTTCACTCTACAAGTCAATTGATGCCGGGTCCACTTGGGAATCTGCCATTCAGATCGATACCGTATCCTACAGTGGTTTTCAGAACCTGAGCAGCTCGGACGACCTCTACAACATTGCGTTCACTGATGACCAAACCGGCTATGTGATCGGGGAAACATATAACAGCGGATTTGTGGGCTTCATCCTGAAAACGACTGACGGAGGTACTTCCTGGTCTGTCATTGACTATGAATTTGAACACCTCTTTTACGATATCGAACTGGGCAGCAATGGTGAAATCATCCTTGCCGGGGGAGTAAATAACTTTACCGAAACAACTCAAAATGCCATCCTTCACTCGTCTGATGACGGCGCAACCTGGGAGGTATTATCAGACGGCGCCGGCCCGGTTACCTGGTATGATATTGATGAATTTGAGGGGAACTGGCTGGCTGTTGGAGCCTCCGGAGCAACTACTGCATTCACCCTCGCTGATGATACTTTGAGTTCCGGAATCATCACCGGCTTCAACATTGCAGATGTATCCTTTGTTAATGAAAGTCACGGGGCCTTTGTAACTGAAGAGAGAGTTCATGGAAAAATATTTACAACAACTGATGGCGGTGCTACCTGGGAGAATAACCTAACCCTGGAAGGCAGAAAAGATTTCACGGCAGTGGCTTATGTGGACAATAACAACATCTGGGCCATTGGAGAGGATCACTTTACAGGAGGTTCTGTATGGTTGATTTATCATTCTTCCGATCAGGGTTCTACCTGGAATAAAGTTGAGCCCGGAGTTCCTGAAAATGAACAAAGAAGTAGCCTCGAAGACCTTCAGTTTATTGATGCACAAATCGGTTTTATCAAAGCGGAAGACAAGCTCCTTAAAACTACCGATGGTGGAAGTGCCTGGAACGCCATATCTGAACCCGATAATATTTCTTATTCCGACTTTGAAATGATTGCTTTTCAAAGTGAAGACAACGGATGGATGGCCGGACAGGAAACGATCGCTTCCACATCGGATGGAGGAGCAACCTGGAGCATACAGTATGAAGAAGATGGCTTTGCGCCGGAGATCACAGACATATATTTCTTTGACAGCTCTACCGGTTATGTAACCAAGGAGCGTGGAGACATGATGAAAACCACGGACGGCGGCGAAAACTGGACGGAGTTATCTACCCTTACCACTTTCGACCTGAATGATCTGCATTTTTTCTCGGAAGACAGTGGGCTTGTGGTTGGTGAAGGCGGTCGAATCCTTAAAACAGTAGATGGCGGAGCGAACTTTGAAACGGACTACAGCCTCACACAAAAAGACTTCCATGCTATAGAATTTGCAGGCAATGGTTCCGGTTGGATTGTAGGTGAAAAAGGAACCATCTACTCAACATCAAACAGAGGCGGTATTGCAACTTCAAACGAAGAACCTCTGACCGGCACAATTCCTGTCGATGTTCAGCTCCATCAAAATTATCCAAATCCGTTCAACCCAAGTACCAATATCCGATATCAGGTTCCATCAAACAGTACAGTCAGCCTGAAGGTGTACGATATGCTGGGGAGAGAAGTAGCCACTTTACTGAACACAAAAGCACAGCCTGCCGGAGAGTACGAGGTTACATTTAATGCCGGGAACTTATCTTCGGGGATGTATTTATACCGGCTGCAAGTAAACCAAACCGTAGTCACCAAAAAGCTGACACTGATTAAATAG
- a CDS encoding carbonic anhydrase family protein — translation MKKLSLIAIAVVSAVFLIIGCTNKNNTNPQMNQEKTLNKEVLTSDKQASLSPEQILQNLKEGNERFVNNNLTPRDYQAQVKATTDGQYPEAVVISCIDSRVPVEQVFDKGVGDIFVARVAGNFVNEDILGSTEYGTAVAGSKVIVVMGHKSCGAVKAAIDDVQMGNITAMLSKIKPAVEMTADYDGEQSTDNDDYVTEVVKNNVNHTIEQMREDSPMIAELERNGDVVIAGAFYDLETGKVTFLD, via the coding sequence ATGAAGAAATTATCATTAATTGCAATAGCAGTAGTTTCTGCTGTATTTTTAATCATCGGATGCACAAACAAAAACAATACAAATCCACAAATGAACCAGGAAAAAACGTTGAATAAGGAAGTATTAACCAGCGATAAGCAAGCAAGTTTGTCGCCCGAACAAATTCTCCAAAACCTAAAAGAAGGAAACGAACGGTTTGTAAACAATAACCTGACTCCTCGTGATTACCAGGCACAGGTGAAAGCTACAACCGACGGACAATATCCAGAAGCCGTGGTCATTTCCTGCATCGACAGCCGCGTACCGGTAGAGCAGGTATTTGATAAAGGTGTGGGGGATATTTTTGTGGCCCGTGTAGCCGGTAACTTCGTGAATGAAGATATTCTTGGAAGCACCGAATACGGAACGGCCGTTGCCGGTTCAAAGGTAATCGTAGTGATGGGCCACAAGAGCTGTGGTGCAGTAAAAGCAGCTATCGATGATGTGCAAATGGGGAACATCACGGCCATGCTGAGCAAGATTAAGCCGGCTGTTGAAATGACCGCTGATTACGATGGTGAACAGTCAACAGATAATGATGACTACGTAACGGAAGTTGTAAAGAACAACGTTAACCATACCATTGAGCAGATGAGAGAAGACAGCCCCATGATTGCCGAGCTGGAAAGAAACGGGGATGTGGTAATCGCCGGTGCATTCTATGACTTAGAAACTGGGAAAGTAACTTTCCTTGACTAA
- a CDS encoding sodium:calcium antiporter has translation MRKNVDIAVGNIIGSNIFNIFLILGISAVVKPIEYNPSFNSELYLLAGGTLFLFIRMFTGEKRKLDRWEAGVLLILFIAYTMYLITSQL, from the coding sequence ATGCGCAAGAATGTTGACATAGCCGTAGGCAATATTATCGGCTCCAATATCTTCAACATTTTTTTAATTCTCGGAATAAGTGCTGTTGTTAAACCAATTGAATACAATCCGTCCTTTAATTCAGAACTATACCTACTTGCGGGCGGAACCTTATTCTTGTTTATCAGGATGTTTACCGGTGAGAAGAGAAAGCTGGACAGGTGGGAGGCCGGCGTATTGCTCATCCTGTTTATCGCCTACACAATGTACCTCATTACCTCTCAGCTATAG
- a CDS encoding T9SS type A sorting domain-containing protein produces MNNIYQQFKSTFIKLSLIVLLNTLSFPSLALAQSVFSLDTLKAGQGFILHSDSARGYAGNSVTVGDINGDNIDDLIVVAYVLEVEKRATYVVFGSESGFNLNVQYSELDGTNGFKINAAGRGITTGDINGDGIDDIIGISPSFVLFGKRDSFEAEFNLEELNGENGFTLTNFYTNISRPTSVSSGDVNGDGVKDIIIGSPNPSDEFTGTYGQVFIIFGKDSAFDSEFSRNSLDGENGFTIKAPEYYLWEHFGQFVTNGDINDDQIDDIVIGTDKTFILFGRQSGFESEFQLPALDGENGFVFGSSKAYSLYMEDINGDSVDDLIIGEPWISVNNFFLSGRVSVIYGSEGGFQELITIDDIDGENGFYINGSDSNELLGIVSAGDINDDGKKDLIVSAGSTYILFNNDKPKAENMLSDFDQNELLEIVGFSPGFSIASGDINNDGADDVIIDTFENKGNTYVVYGSEQLIDSSIRNANLPSDFILNNNFPNPFNPTTKITFELPRSAETQLTVYDSVGRKVTTLVDKNLNAGAHSYNFNAEFLTSGLYVYSLKIDGEVVSTKKMTLIK; encoded by the coding sequence ATGAATAATATTTACCAACAGTTTAAGTCAACATTTATAAAGCTTTCATTAATTGTATTGCTAAACACTCTCTCCTTCCCAAGTTTAGCCTTAGCACAATCAGTTTTTTCTTTAGATACATTAAAAGCTGGACAAGGTTTTATCCTGCATAGTGATTCTGCAAGAGGTTACGCAGGAAACAGTGTAACTGTGGGTGACATTAATGGAGATAACATTGATGACCTCATTGTTGTTGCATACGTTTTGGAAGTCGAAAAACGCGCCACTTATGTTGTGTTTGGAAGCGAATCAGGCTTCAATCTGAATGTGCAGTATTCTGAACTAGATGGAACCAATGGGTTCAAAATAAATGCTGCAGGTAGAGGTATAACTACTGGAGATATTAATGGAGATGGTATTGATGATATAATTGGCATATCTCCTTCATTCGTTCTATTTGGGAAAAGAGATAGCTTTGAAGCTGAGTTTAATTTGGAAGAATTAAATGGTGAAAATGGATTTACTCTAACCAATTTTTATACCAATATTTCTAGACCTACATCAGTTTCCTCAGGAGATGTAAATGGTGATGGAGTTAAAGATATTATCATTGGTTCACCTAACCCGTCAGATGAATTCACCGGTACATATGGCCAAGTGTTTATCATTTTTGGTAAAGATTCTGCTTTTGATTCTGAATTTAGCCGAAATAGCCTGGACGGTGAAAATGGATTCACAATAAAAGCACCTGAATATTATCTATGGGAGCATTTTGGGCAATTCGTTACCAACGGTGACATTAATGATGATCAAATTGATGATATCGTTATAGGTACAGATAAAACTTTTATACTATTTGGCCGTCAGTCAGGTTTTGAATCTGAGTTTCAGCTGCCTGCTTTAGATGGTGAAAATGGTTTTGTTTTCGGCTCTTCTAAAGCATACTCTTTATACATGGAGGATATAAACGGCGATTCCGTAGATGATTTAATTATCGGGGAACCTTGGATATCCGTAAACAATTTCTTCCTTTCAGGCAGAGTTTCCGTTATTTACGGCTCTGAAGGTGGTTTCCAAGAACTTATTACAATTGATGATATAGATGGTGAAAATGGGTTTTACATAAACGGATCAGACAGTAATGAGTTGCTAGGTATTGTATCTGCAGGAGATATCAATGATGATGGTAAAAAAGACCTTATTGTTTCAGCCGGTAGTACTTACATACTTTTCAATAATGACAAGCCAAAAGCAGAAAATATGTTATCTGATTTTGACCAAAATGAATTATTAGAGATTGTTGGATTTAGCCCAGGCTTTTCGATTGCTAGTGGAGATATTAACAATGATGGCGCTGATGACGTTATCATCGATACATTTGAAAATAAGGGTAACACATATGTTGTTTATGGTTCAGAACAATTAATTGATTCATCGATTAGAAATGCAAACCTACCCTCTGATTTTATTCTGAATAACAATTTTCCAAACCCTTTCAACCCTACTACAAAAATAACCTTTGAGTTACCAAGATCTGCAGAAACTCAGTTAACAGTTTATGATTCTGTTGGTAGAAAAGTCACCACCTTGGTTGATAAAAATCTCAATGCTGGAGCTCATTCTTATAACTTCAACGCTGAGTTTTTAACAAGTGGATTATATGTTTACAGTCTAAAAATCGACGGTGAAGTTGTTAGTACCAAGAAAATGACTTTGATTAAATAA
- the typA gene encoding translational GTPase TypA yields the protein MSQDLRNIAIIAHVDHGKTTLVDQILKQSGTFRENQQVEDRVMDSGDLEKERGITISSKNTAVNWKGTKINIVDTPGHADFGGEVERILKMVNGVILLVDAAEGPLPQTKFVLRKSLSLGYQPIVVINKIDRKDARPNAVLDEIFDLFVMLDATNEQLDFPVLYAIAKDGIAKEELEEEGTDLSPLMNKIVEHVPAPEQDTDSKFKMLVSSIDWNDYVGRIAVGRVEQGTIKINQEVALMNGKGEVKEKARATKLFTFNGLQREPVEKAVAGDIIALAGYEQVNIGDTLTDTADMTPLEYVDLDQPTIAMYFRVNNSPFAGKEGDYVTSNQLKDRLYRETRTNVAMRVEPTDSPDIYKVSGRGELQMAILIETMRREGFEFSVSRPEVLFKEVDGVTHEPVEEVVVDVQTDYSNRVIDNLQKRKGIMTSMSQEGENNRIQFRVPSRGLIGFRGEMLTETRGTGIMHQQFDGYEPYAGEIPGRNRGALIALEQGDVTGYALEGVQDRGEFFVEPGDPVYMGQVVGVNKRSDDMVVNVVKKKNLTNHRATQTADSVKLNQAKKLSLEQCIEFIDNDELLEVTPKALRIRKTYLDHNDRKRAEKQKASAKA from the coding sequence ATGTCACAAGATTTAAGAAATATCGCCATCATCGCTCACGTAGATCATGGCAAAACCACGCTCGTAGATCAAATTTTAAAACAGAGCGGAACATTCAGAGAGAACCAGCAGGTAGAGGACCGGGTGATGGACTCCGGCGACCTGGAGAAAGAGCGCGGTATTACCATTAGCTCCAAAAACACCGCAGTAAACTGGAAAGGCACCAAAATTAACATTGTTGATACCCCTGGTCACGCCGACTTTGGCGGAGAAGTGGAGCGAATTCTGAAAATGGTAAATGGTGTAATTCTTCTGGTGGATGCTGCCGAAGGCCCGCTTCCCCAAACTAAATTTGTTCTTAGAAAATCACTGAGTTTAGGCTATCAGCCGATTGTGGTTATTAATAAAATTGACCGAAAGGATGCCCGTCCCAATGCCGTGCTGGATGAGATTTTTGATCTTTTTGTAATGCTGGATGCCACCAACGAGCAGCTTGATTTCCCGGTTCTTTATGCCATTGCCAAAGACGGTATTGCCAAGGAAGAGCTGGAGGAGGAAGGCACGGACCTTTCCCCGCTCATGAACAAAATTGTGGAGCATGTACCGGCACCGGAGCAGGACACCGATTCTAAATTCAAGATGCTGGTAAGCAGCATTGACTGGAACGACTATGTGGGGCGAATTGCGGTTGGCCGTGTTGAGCAGGGCACGATTAAAATAAACCAGGAAGTTGCCCTGATGAATGGCAAAGGCGAGGTGAAAGAAAAAGCTCGTGCAACCAAGCTGTTTACTTTCAATGGTCTTCAACGCGAGCCGGTAGAAAAAGCGGTGGCCGGAGATATTATTGCATTGGCTGGATATGAGCAGGTAAACATCGGGGATACGCTGACGGACACCGCTGATATGACTCCACTCGAATACGTGGATTTGGATCAGCCCACTATCGCCATGTATTTCCGGGTAAACAACTCTCCGTTTGCCGGAAAAGAAGGCGATTACGTAACCTCCAATCAGTTGAAAGACCGCCTGTACCGTGAAACACGAACAAATGTGGCGATGCGTGTTGAGCCGACCGACAGTCCGGATATTTATAAAGTTTCCGGCCGTGGTGAATTACAGATGGCCATCCTGATTGAAACCATGCGCCGTGAAGGATTCGAATTTTCTGTATCCCGACCGGAAGTGCTTTTCAAAGAGGTGGACGGGGTAACTCACGAACCGGTTGAGGAAGTGGTTGTAGATGTGCAGACTGACTACAGCAATCGTGTGATTGATAACCTGCAGAAACGAAAAGGGATCATGACTTCCATGAGCCAGGAAGGGGAAAACAACCGGATTCAATTTCGTGTACCTTCCCGTGGATTGATTGGCTTCCGTGGAGAGATGCTGACCGAAACCCGTGGGACAGGAATCATGCACCAGCAATTTGATGGCTATGAGCCTTACGCCGGTGAAATTCCGGGACGAAATCGCGGAGCTCTGATTGCTCTTGAACAAGGAGATGTAACCGGTTACGCGCTGGAAGGTGTTCAGGATCGAGGTGAGTTTTTTGTAGAGCCCGGAGATCCGGTTTATATGGGGCAGGTTGTTGGCGTGAACAAACGCAGCGACGATATGGTGGTGAATGTAGTCAAGAAGAAAAACCTGACCAACCACCGTGCCACTCAAACTGCAGATTCTGTGAAATTGAATCAGGCCAAAAAGCTTAGCCTGGAGCAATGCATTGAGTTTATCGACAACGATGAACTACTCGAGGTAACCCCCAAAGCCCTTCGAATCCGAAAAACGTATCTCGATCATAACGATCGCAAGCGTGCGGAAAAGCAGAAGGCAAGCGCTAAAGCTTAG
- a CDS encoding SDR family oxidoreductase: MDLKINNHLFLICGASSGFGRAVAERLVQEEAKVIAVARREEKLKELKDDYPEQVQVFAGDLTDNQILTELEALMKGRNLSGVLINAGGPPALSALETSMDQWDDAYQNVLRWKVDLTKRLVPIFQKQNYGRILFVESQSIKQPIPSLVLSNSLRAAVAGFAKTLSLEIANQGITVNLLAPGSHETPAIERVIQKRAEESGKTLDEVKADMEASIPVGRMGTGEEFASLAAWLLSPHSGYVTGQTISHDGGNIKGLFG, translated from the coding sequence ATGGACCTAAAAATCAACAACCACCTTTTTCTCATCTGCGGAGCGTCCAGCGGTTTTGGACGAGCCGTAGCCGAACGGTTAGTACAGGAAGAGGCCAAAGTTATTGCCGTTGCCCGGCGGGAAGAGAAACTCAAGGAACTAAAAGATGACTACCCGGAACAGGTTCAGGTTTTTGCCGGCGACCTGACCGACAATCAAATCCTGACCGAGCTGGAGGCTTTGATGAAAGGCCGGAACCTGAGTGGCGTTCTTATAAACGCCGGAGGGCCGCCCGCACTTTCAGCGCTCGAAACTTCCATGGATCAATGGGATGATGCATACCAAAATGTACTGCGATGGAAAGTAGATCTCACCAAACGGTTGGTTCCCATCTTCCAAAAACAGAATTACGGGCGTATTCTTTTTGTGGAAAGTCAGTCCATCAAGCAACCCATCCCTTCTTTGGTATTAAGCAATTCGTTGAGGGCCGCCGTTGCCGGTTTTGCAAAAACGCTTTCTCTGGAAATAGCTAATCAGGGTATTACTGTGAACCTGCTCGCGCCGGGGTCTCATGAAACGCCAGCCATTGAGAGAGTAATCCAGAAAAGAGCGGAAGAGTCCGGCAAAACATTGGACGAGGTAAAAGCAGACATGGAGGCAAGCATTCCGGTGGGCAGAATGGGAACCGGTGAGGAATTTGCATCGCTGGCTGCATGGCTGCTGTCTCCACATTCCGGATATGTTACCGGCCAAACCATCAGCCACGATGGGGGTAATATTAAAGGATTGTTTGGGTAA